Part of the Arvicanthis niloticus isolate mArvNil1 chromosome 3, mArvNil1.pat.X, whole genome shotgun sequence genome is shown below.
GTGCTAGTGGACTAAATCACAATTACATCTTCTGGGGAAACTCTACTCTTCTCTTAGAAACTAGCATCGCCTTGGCCCAAGGCTCAGGGACTATTTGGAGGGAGGGGGTGGAAAGATTGTGAGGCAGGGATGACAACAATGAGACCTTTTCTGGGCACAACAGGGCACGTGCACATCTATACTCACAGCTGTTGatacagcatgcacaagaccacACAAACTCAAGCCAGACAAGATCCCAGCCTGGAGGGGAGAGGTGGCCACAAACTCACTGCTGACTAAGGATCAATTGGCAAGTCGTGGTGACTTAGAGAGGAAAAGCCAGCTTGCTTTAAGGGTGTGACTTCCAGAAGGTTGACCATGCTCCAGAACGCAATCCCACACCCGAGAGTATTTGGGCAGAAGAAACTGGACacaatgagttttaaaaaataaaaaggaaggtcGTGAAGTTGAATGGGAGGGATAGTGGGGGACAGATCTGGGAGGAATAGAGGAAAGTGaagatgatcaaaatacactgtatgaaattcttacagaattaataaatatattgtttaaacaaacaaaaacgggGATAATAAAGGCATGGCCAGTTACTTTTCTGCAGGAGTGGCTTACGGAATGACTAGGAGATGCTGCCATCTGGTGGCCAGTCCTCAGATTGACTTGCGAGTTGATTGACAAGAGCAAATAAACATCATTCCTGATACAAAAGAAGAGGGCACCCTAAAGTAATGAAGatagtttatttttaagagtCAAGCCGATCCATCACTGCAGGCACCGTCCAAGAGCAGTCTCCTTCTGAGATGGTTTGATGCATACAGACACCACTGCGCTCTTCTTCAAAGATGCGGCCCCATGAAAGCAGATCACACACGCCGCTAAAACGGCTTATAGCTTACTCTATTCTACCTCAGGCCCATGCTTCGATGAGTGATAATTACCACAATCAAATGTAATTATTATCCTTGACACGTCCCCGTATTCACAGCCGCGTCTTTGCACATAAAGACATTAGGCTCTATGCCTTGATTCTGCGCCTACAGCTGTAGATCAGAGAGAGCACTGCTACAGGTATTAGCATCCTTGGAGGCTGCTGAGTGCTAGCCTAGCgagcatgaagccctggattctCTCCTTAGCATCACATgctaccaggcatggtggtgcacacttgtaatcccaacacttaggcgGGAGAGGTAGGCGTGCCAGAAGTCCAAGTGACTTCTGACTACAAGAAAGAGAGACAGCGCGCGAGAGGAGGGGGTGCTTTTCAACCTATCTTAGTACATACCTCGTTTTAACCAGGATTTCCCCCCAAAGGCTCTCACACTGTACAATAAGAACTTCTTTTGACACCATGATCCCCTGTACTAGCTGCTATCGTTCAGGTTTTCAAAGTTCCACAAAGGCCCAGGTAttaaaggcttggtccccagggTGGTGGTGTTGGGAGGAATTTAGGTCACTGAGGGGATACCCCTAAGGAGTCCTTAAAATGACCTcagcttcttccttctccctttgttTCCTGATGCCACGAGGCAAGCAGCCGCTCTGCCATGCTCTCCTGCCATAATTCAATGACCCTGTGTAGGTACCAAAGCGATAGgtcaaaacaaaaccttttgtCTTTTTAAGTTGATTAGTTTCAACGATTTGTCATAGCAATGGGATGAAGACTGGAACAGTGTGTGGTTTGGGGAGATTCTTTAACCTTTTTTAGTGTCTCACCATATAAGCTACAGAACTGTAGCAACACCTGTTTGTTGCAATATTGTGAGAAatcgatttttaaaaatttaatggaAGGTCTTATCACAGGGCCTCCCACACAGTAAGTGGTCAGTAAAGGCTGGCAATTGTTCCCCATTTGTCCATTTTGTCCTTGAGCATGTACCTATGAGGAAAGGCTTGACAGCAGAATCACTCAAGGTGAAGGGAGGCAGGTCTCCTCCTCCCAGAAGGCAGCAATACTAACAGTGCATAGGAGAACAAGAAGCACTCAGTGCTGCAGTGGGCCCTGGGTTGACTCTTACAGATCAGAGGAAGGCATGGTCTTCAAGAACAGCTCGCCTTGGGAGCTGTTGACcacctttgtttttctgggtttcCTCTACTTTCTTCATAATGAATGCCTACGGTGTGTTGCATTTGGTATTGCTGACTCTCTTTATTTTGAAGAGTTACTTACACTCTCAAAAAATTGGAGGTCTGTGTCCCAAGGGAGTTTCCTCTCCCATTGACTGTTCTTCCTTACACATCACCATTCCATGAAATCTGGgagattttcttgtctttttcttacACGGCCAGCAATCATGAAGGACTTTGTCTTCAGCTTCTCAAACGGTTTATTTCTGAGACACAATACCTATCTGTAATTTGATGTTTCACCCTAAACAGCTTTGTGTTATTATAGAGCAAAGAGACTccataccaaaacaaacaaacaaacaaacaaacaggactgTATTCAAACTGCTTCCCCATCTACTCATGTAATTGATGGATGATTGATTGGTGATTGATTTGTAGGAGTACAttgtctccttctaccatgtgagttcccAAATAAAACTCGGTTGGTTCATCAGtcctggtggcaagcaccttagGCCAACTTTTCTAATGAGTGACATTTGAAAATCCTGTACCTGTTTTCTGAAGCAATGGTGGCTCTTCCTGTGCTGAGCATGTACCCGCAGCCCACTTCTCAAACCCTTCCTAAATCTAGATACTCAGGAAGGCTGGGCTTACTCAGGTACTGGCCAGAGCTTTAGCACAGGGAAAGTGGGGCTTTGGTGGTTTTACATTTAGcaattttttctaaataaaatacctagGCATGTGTTCATAAGCCTTTGCTAACAGGACATTATCTACTAAGCCTGTGCATCTGACAGCAGCCAGCAAGCTAGGTTTATACACAGCTTTTATACTTGAAGCAAATCTGGCTgaagaatggaaggaaaataATCTTTCTATGACTTCCTTTAAACCCCACGGTTGTCAAATATCATTCAGTAAAGTAAAAGATTAATGAGAGAATAACATAAAATAGACaagttttttagttttaaataaaatagctatGACAAATTAAGATCTTGGGAGTATTCCATGAGAATTAATCCTTGCTTACGACCTGGACAGACACTCAATGGATTAAAAAGGAAAGTTTGAGGGGCTATGGGAAGGGGAAGAAATCCCTTACTTGGCAGCCTGGGAAGCAAATATTCCATCATAATTAACAACTGCTTAAGGCCTTCACCCCTGGCCAGTAGTAAACCTGTGCTTtccaagaacaaagaaaaccctTCTTTTCAAGGAGATGTGTACTAAACCCCTTGTGCAACCCTGGCAGTTCTTGATTCTACCTTTGCAAATTATAATTCCATCTAAGACATCCCCTGAGCCACCCTATGGTCCCACCTatcaaaagacagaaaaggggtcgtgaggtggctcagcacttagaaacacttgctgttcttgcagaggacctgggtttggatcccagcatTCACCaagaccatctgtaactccagttccaggggatccaacacctcttctgacctccctgggcaccaggcacatatgtggtgcacatacatacatgcagacaaaacacatataataaaacaaagtaaaataagtaatattttaaacagaggaaaaaaggagggatGTCCTTACACCCTTTTACGGTGTGGCTTGAGAGGCATGTACATATGATCAATATTAAGGCAATCATACATGACTCTCTTAATCATATTAAGCCCATACCCACATTTGCACATGCCTCACTTCCCTCTCTCACAACCTTTCTGTTCACAGTCTATGTCAGAATTATCACTGATAAACTGATAAAAGTCTCCAACTCTGCTTCTCGCAGGCTAGTcttaagttttctttctgtgtgaaACTGTGAATCTAGTTTGGCCAGAGTTGAGGTCCTTAAAAAAATTAAGGGGATGCATTAGGTGGCTGAGGATGGCAGCCTGATGCCCTGTCTGTCCCCTGGGTGCTGACAATCTCAGGCCATAGGGGTGGAGCAGGCGGGGAGGATGCCGTTGGTGTGCTGGCTCTTGATCTTAAACTCCTTCCCAAAGGGCTCCTTTAGTGACCTATTACTTAATAGACAAACTGGCTCTTTTGAAAATTCCTTGTCTTGTCTGTAAATCAGTTTTCATCCTCAACACCATAGAAAGATGAAATCTCCCTTCCCATTGACTAACAGATAAGGAAGAATATCTTTCTTCCAGCCCCTTTCCCCTGGGGAACAGCtgggagagaaaacaggaaaagctAAATTTACTAGGAACTAGTAATTTTCCAGACTGATTCTTAATGGCTTTTGAGACATCTTTATTTCTGTGCATTGTAAATCAGAAAACGTTTGTTTCAGATAGTTCATTTTCTGGCCCCTGACAGTGAACACTGGAACTAGTGTTCTGGGCTATGAGGAGAgatgaagcaaaaaagaaagcaaaagctaGGTCTGTGCCAGGGCCTGCTGACTACAGACTGAAAAAAGACTCATCGAAGTGGACAGGCAAGCCATTCTCACAGGCAATAACAACATGTTTGAACCCTGCAGAGGCTCGGTACCGGCATGGAGGCCGGGGAGACCCTCCTGTATGCTTGCAAGTGGTGACCTGGAAGGGAGACTTGCTTATTCTTAAGTTTTCTCTGTAAGGGCTTCCATTCGCTCCACAGATGGTCTTGATGGTGCCCTTGTTGCCATGGATAAAGGTGTTGACATCTTTGCAGGGCGAGGTTAGGCCTCTTCTCTTCATCATACTTTCGCAGTATCTGTCGTCCCGGCCCTTTGGCTTGGCATCATGGTGCTGAGTCAGGAATTTTGTGTACCTGGAGTCATCCTGAGCCAGAGTTGGAGGGGCCGCAACCAGACCCAGCAAGAAGACCAAGAACAAAAGGCCTGGGCCCATCGTCATCTCTTCCAACAGAGATTCCTGCCAAGGGCAAAAAGCAGGAGTGGTTGGGCCATAGAGCCACTTTCTAACTTAGACTAAGTGGGTGGAGACATTCCTCTCTGAAAGGACATGATAAAGCCGTGTCCTCAGCTACCTAATTCCATCTGTGCCTTGGCCTCCCTAACTGACACCATGGAACAATCATCTTCCTCTATTCTTAGGTTCACCAGCGTCTCTACCACTACAAAATCTATTTATATTCTTAATTCATCTAGTACTTAACTTGATAACAAACATTACCCAAGAAACTGTGCTAGATCCTAGGGCACAAAGACCATTAAGATAGACCAAGGGcaggtgcagtgtgtgtgtgtaaggcccaGCTCcttaggaaacagagacaggaggattgcttgaaTCCTGGAGTTCCACACTAGATTGGTCATGTAGAAGACTctgtttttggtgtttgtttgtttgtttgtttgtttgtttgtttgtttgtttgttgagggagggtcaggaagaaagaaaaccagaaaagcaCAAAACAGAAATGTAGCATCCATGGGGAAGAAATGGGGGTTCCTGAGGTGAGAAGGATGGTAACGCAGGAGCTGAGAGCCATGAAGAATAACTTCAGGGGATGAGAACACGAGGACAGCCCATCCCCCAAGGCTACTGAGATGGGATTCCAGGCATTCACTCAGTTCCACATCAATGAAGAAAGCTGTAGAGAAGATCAACTTGGGATGAAGGGTGCAGGTCTACTTCTCCCAGAGGGCAGAGTTACTATGCAGTGCATAGCAAGAATGGAACGTGTTACATGGTACCTGAAGTGGGCCTGGAAGAGACTCTTACAAAGCAAATGGGGGAACTCAAGCTTGATCTTCAGAGTGGCCTACTTCAGAAGCTTTTTGGATGATCTGAGAGAATATTTTCTAGTGTCTCCTACATTTGTAATACTGTTAGCATAGGCGAATGATCTTACAGTGTggtaaaatgaaacacaaaacaaaacaaaactgagatcTTAAAATTTCCCTGTAAGATATCTctgaaaaggaggagagaagactcTACCATCACCTTCCCAGAGCCCTTGGCTTACCCTGCACCACATGTATCTGTTAATCACACACCATAGGACCATAAGTGTCTTCTGCTGGAGTTTGACCTTCTTATAGACTTTTTAAGATGTTACTTCTTAGGAAATTTGAAATTTTGAGAACTGGGAGATAATAGGAAGATATCGAGCAGTTTCTGATAATATCCTTAGTTCATTTCAGAAGATACAAAAAGATCATCCCGAGACTTAAAAACCCTCTTCATggctgggctgcagagatgacccAGAAGTTAAAAGTGCATATTACtcttcagagaacctgagttcaggtcccagtgCCCAAACCAAGCTGCTCACAGCCAACAGCAACTCGGGCTCCGAGGGATCCAATGCCttgggcctctgtgggcaccaggaacATTCTTACACACACctgcccacagacacacacacacatgcacttaacttaaaataataaaaataaacctgaaaAGACAGCTACAGGGAGGAAATGGCTAAGTAAGTAAAAAGGAGGACTGGATGGCAAGCACTTGTAAGCCTGGTTCTGAGGAGGTAGAAACACAAGGATCCCTACAAAGCCAGCCTTGTAATTGGTGAGTTTTGGGCCTCAGAAAACATGGAAGATGGCTTCTGAGAAACATACACAAGCCTGTGTCTCCACACAAAACCCCCCTCATATCAGAAAACTATGGGTGCCCCCACATTTAACAGGAAAAATCAACttttaagtttgatttttttgttttattttgagccTGGGTCTTGCTACGTAGCCTAGTCTGGCCCCAAACTCTGGATCTTCCTTAAGATCTCACCTAGTTTATGTAATtctagggaggtggaggcaggaattggaattggaagttcaaggtcatctttggctctGTAgccagttcaaggacagcctaagATACAGGAGACCTTGTCTGTAAAtcagccaataaataaatacaaagaatgtTGAGTCTTTCAGCCTAAAGAAAtattacttaaaaagaaaatcagccccatgtaagttttgttttgtttctacccTGAAGTGTGGCACATTTTCAGCTGCATTAAGTTAACCATTAATTTTATATTGTCTTTCTCTTATGTGTAAGTCTGAACACTTTTACTTTTAACttgtttgtgcacacacatgcatacatgtatgtgctggtgtgtgtgtgtgtgtgcgtgcgtgtgcatgtgtgtgtgcgtgtgtgtgtagaAGGCTGAGATTCTGGCACTCAGCCTACAGTCTGCTCAGTAGTGCAGGGTCTGGAGTATATCTTGGAATCGAGGAGGTCGGGGGTCTAAGGCTCTACTGAGCATGTGGAAGACAAGTGATGGAGTGGAAAGTGAACTGTCCTTCTAATTAGCATCTGACACTAGCCCATCCTCTCTGTTTCATGATAACCACAGACAAACTTGGTATAAGGCCATAAAGAACACCAAATTCTCAGTCATTTCACAGAGCTGAAATCACAAACTTCCATAAAGCATGCAGATTATGATCTGTAACAGAATCAAACGTGAGTgcgtttttttgttgttgtttattgagAAAAGATGGTGCACAAGTGCAGAAGGCACAGCTACCCCTAAAGAGCTGCCAACATTTATGTGTGGCTGGCGTCTGCGTCCCCAGAGCTGCCGGGGTGCATGACACCCACTTGCAGAGCTCTACGTTTGCTTTGGGATGCTCTCTCCTGGATGTGAGTTCTCTTTAGAAATGAGAAATATCTATGTGTGATAGTGCACGCATGCCTGCAATAGCAGAGTAGGCAAGGAGGACTGCGGCACGTTTTGGGACTAGCCTGGCTATGccaatctaaacaaacaaaataacaagagcTGGTAATACTCAAAAGGATCAGCAGGTGGCAGCAGTAGAGAGGGCTGTTGCCATAGGAGGACAGCTGGCTCTTGTGGAGGTGCCAACCTATACTTAAAACCCAGGTTGTGGGGAGTGGGAACTGGCAGGCTCACTCAGAGTGCCTAAACTTGCCAGACTTTGGGTGTTTGGGACACCAAGACAAAAGCCATAACGTGGAGGACGCAAATGCTAAGGATATCATAAAGCAAATATTTACCAGCTATCAGGTTTCATGGCTACTGTTTCCAAACACACCATTGCTCATGGGATCTTAGGCAAACAACCATTTGCCTATCCACATTTCCTGCTGCTGCATAACCTACAACTGAGCGGGATCTGTATTCTTCACCTTGAGTCATAGTGCTGGCTTACATCAGACTCTCAATATCGCTCTGGTATtaacttcctttttctctttaggCCTACGCTTTACCATCCATACATGAGAGGGTTTCCAGCTTTGAAAGTCTATGGTTCTCACTAAGCTAATAGATTCTTTATCGGTTCCAGTAGCCAAATCTAGCAACATTGGAATTGCAGAGACAACTTTTATATAACCTCAGTTGATGGTACAAGGTACCAATGGGAAGAAATCAGGGGTGGGGTAACCTTGGTCCCATTTCACTGGAACACATCTTCCCTGAAGGCTCTCTGTGTAAGCCAAGCCCATGTACCATGAAGAGACTAATACTACACAGGGTTTTTCCATCCTAAAAATGCACTTGCTACTTAGACTTTTGAAAGCTCTCAGGCCTATGTGGCCAGGAAAAGGGGTTGCTTGTTTCTAATTTGCAAAAATTGCACATTAATTTTTAACAACTCACCCAACGCAGTCTCTCCTTATGACTTCACTTCTctaaaacatccagaaagcaACTTCCAGCCGCACACCTCAACCACCAGTGTCTACTGTCCACTCCCTTAAAACTGTCTCACTCAATGTATTTAATTCTAAATGGTCCCTCAAAGCCAGGCAAGGTATAATTGTGAGAAAACAAGCGAGAGCCGGTTTATCAAGGGTGCAGATGTAAATCTGCCACAGCCAAACGTGCCGAACCTTAGTCACATACACAACAATGGCTGTCCTTTGGATTTCTGTAGTGGAGTAGTTCCAACTCTCCCGCAGACTCAGTTTATCCATTCCTAACCCCGTAGTGCTCACAGGAATCAACGTTCTCTGGTTTTCCCGGTTGGCAGTGCTTTGTAGCCTAGAGATGTGGCGACCCTCCTGCTGCAGGGGTGGCAGTGTGATAAACACCCTTCTCCTAGGTACACTCTGGCTACTCTGCGTATCCCCGCAACAGTCCAGGCGGAAGCCGGAACAGCAAGAAGCCGGAACTCCAGGTGCCcagtcttcttcctcatctttcctcctttcttcccttaacCTGCCATCTTTGATCTTGGTTCATGTTccactttgtttttaaagagcatccataagttttgtttttaaaggaggaGGAAGTACTGCCAAAAGCACTTCCTGGtttggggtttttctttttcttttctttttcttttctttttcaattttccttttcaagacaggctttctctgtgtagtcctggctgtcctagaactctcgctgtagaccaggctggcctcaaactcacagagatctgcctacctctgccaccccagtgctgagattaaaggtgtgcgccaccatcacCAGGATTGGAGTTTTTCTTATTATTCCCGCCAAGCCACATGCTCGTTATGAAAGGAAACATGACAGGTCAGAAGTCTTTCAGAAAACAGCTTCCTAAGACTTTGGGGGCTTTTAATCACAACTTAAGAAACTCTCCTATATCTCCATCTCCTTGCTCGAAATCCCATTATACAAACCACCCCCAAAGAAacctgtttttcattttaaattttgactCTTACTCGTTTTCTTTTTAATGCGTGAGTTTGGGTCCAGAAAGCATAAGTGGGGTTAATTGGTTTCACCGATACAGATGAACGGCTAGAAAGAGCACGGAGGAAAAGaagcagagcagggaaggatcTTACAGAAGCTGGCCAGCTCTCCTCCAACTGGGAACGGGTCTAGCTGTGTGCTCCTGGAGACAGGGTCGTGAAGTGTGAAGCTAGAGACTCCTCTCAGTCTGGTTATATGTAGTGCTCGTGTGAGGGGGTGGGAAGAGCCTATCTAAGGATCTCTCCTTTGGCAGAGACTTGTAAACCAAGGACACTAATCATGGACAAACAAGGAGTCATTCACCTTTTCCCTGAGCATGACTGGGTCAAATATTAACCACCTGGTGGACCAGACGTTTCTTTAGTGATGGTAATGTTTGCTAAGCATGGCCTTTTGTTCCTAAGCTGCCTCTTTCCTTGTGTGTATGGTCCTTACCCTTGCTCAGGGTAGGACTGAAGTTTCACGGTACCATAGATACAAAAACTTACTATCTCTGACGTTAAGGTCGACTTGAGGAACTACTTTGGAAGAAGTCTAGAGGAAGGGGTGAGCGGCTGTGCCCCCTCCTCTTCAAGCCCCAGAAATACATTTACAGCGCTTCCTGggctcctcttccctccctccatccacagGAAACAAAATCTGGCTACTCAACCTCCTGTTCTTTAAAGCACAGTTGTAAAACCAGTTGTCTACATCTAAGCATTATCAGAATTATGTACAGAAGGTATTGTGTACTTCTGCTCTGCCTATGAGGTAACGCCAGGAGTGAACAGTAGACGAGCCACAGGGATCAGACTTCTAATACCCAGAAAGTACACAGTGAGGTAGTGAAGAAGTTTACTAGAATTGTTCTTACATATTTATCTTCAGGACTGGACAGACAACTCAATGGTTACTGGCTACTCTTCAGAGGACTCAGgctcagttcttagcacccacatggcagttcacaaccatttgtggtgatgCCTGCATCTGGCCTCCCCAGGCATTGCATaggtgtggtacacagacatacattcagacaaaatacccatatatagaagaaaaataaatacatacaatttttaaaatttatcttgtgTCTAGGCAAGATTGCAATATTTTAGCTTTTTGCCAATTTCTAGATTTTGCTCCATCATTGTGTAGATATTtgtgtgtgatttaagctgtacTAATTTCTAAAAGCAAATATAGGGGGAAAAGACCTACAGGTTGTTAGTGGAGTAgaggtggagtgggggtggggggaagcatcTCTCGATGTGGGAGAACCTTGTTGGGGATGTTTGAGGTGAGTCTGGGTCAGAACTACAGCATCAGCTGACTTGCTCGAGCAGGAGGAAGAATACAGCACGTGAGTATCCTCGGACTTTCTCAGCAAGGCTGGTCCTCTGTGTGGCAGGAACTGGTCTccctcaggaagctgaagcaggaacgATGCAAACAGGTAGCCTTGGGGCACTGACTTGCAGGCATGCTCACACCTGAGCTTGGGAACACTTGGAGAAGACGACTCTGATCTAGAGGACCCACGGTATAGGCGGGGTGGATCTGGATTTACTTCCGGTTGGTGTAACTAAAGACGTGGGCTGTCAATGCTCCTTTGAGTTAGTTAATCTCATTGTCTCTCCATTGGGTGGACCCTTTCCAGAGAAGAATATTTGCTTACTCATTTCTATATTCTTAGTGACTGACACATAAGTCCTCATCAACTGACCTAGAGCCTCTAAGCACAAAACTTTCTGGGGTTCTCTTTAAAGGTTCCAAGATGGAAGATTTGGTAGCAGTTATTAAATAGATTTGAGTGCTAGGCAGAGCAATCTCTGGCTATGGGAGCTTGCTGACACTTCCCCTGGGGTCTGATGAGGTCATGCAAGTGTTGAAATGACCCCAGAGGGAGTGTTCTACTCTTGTCTGCAAAAAGTTCTAGAATCAGCTGGTTTGCCTTCACCAATGAGCTCTTGTTCTTGACCACAGTAAACTCTAGGAGCATAACCTCTGTAAAAAGCAgccccttaatcccagcacttggaaggcagaggcaggtggatctctgtgagtttcaggtcagcttggtctacagggctagttctaggacagccagagctatgcagagaaatcctgtctcaacaaacaagcaaacaagcaaaagctGCCCAAAATGTGCACGTCCCAATGGGCACACTTCCTAAGAACAGGACCTGACAGACTGAGGAGAAGAGTGGGTGGTGTGAAGACCTGGAAGGGGCACAAACCTCAACACTTTTCAGCTTTGTTGAGGCACAGCCCAGCTTGAAGCTCCCCTTTGTCCTTGTCTGCTCCCCCTCCCTTCTGCACTGTAAGCTGAAAGGAAATGAGCCTGGAGCTGTGAGCTGACCAAGCTGTTGCAGCCTGACTTTGGGGTACTAGAGTCTCCTGAAAGGGAGACCTAGTCACGTCCTGACCAGGTGTCCATTAGACAAGTGCCAAGCTGTGCCCTGACAAATGCCAGCATTTAAACTGTTTCAGAAGTACAGAGGATAGCACTCGGGTCCTTCAAGCTGAGGTCTCTTTACTGGTATCCAGCCTGGCACCGAAATGCTCAGTGGGCAAACATACCGTGTATGGTGGTGCCTCTTTTAACTTAATCACACATCACTTTTAAACAGATGTGGAAAGACTGAGTTCTAGAGCCATCAACCACTCATTGTTAGGAGAGCAGCCAATCCATTGCAACACCCGGATGGCTTCATCAATCCCCAGGGGAAGTATCAGCCAACTCCCAAACCCAGAGATGACATATCAGTATGGCCCTTTTCTGATAAACAACCACAGAACAGAGGCGCTTCACCCTTCCCGAAGCGCACATGCAGACACAAAATCCACAAGTCTGACACTTGCTCAAACACAGCAGATTCCTCTTTTAGAGCAATGTCAGAGTGCCAGAGAGCAGGCGGACTCATCCCTGAAGTCGCTGGCCCCTCACCTGACAACTCAGGCTTAGATTTAGATCCTGCTCACATCCCTGACAAAAAACCAGGGCTCTTTCCCCCTGACCCAACTTGGCACATAGTGAAACAGaaatgagtatttttaaaaagttttgtatt
Proteins encoded:
- the Ang gene encoding angiogenin, which gives rise to MTMGPGLLFLVFLLGLVAAPPTLAQDDSRYTKFLTQHHDAKPKGRDDRYCESMMKRRGLTSPCKDVNTFIHGNKGTIKTICGANGSPYRENLRISKSPFQVTTCKHTGGSPRPPCRYRASAGFKHVVIACENGLPVHFDESFFSL